The genomic window ACTGGCATATATTTTCTAACTCCGATTCGGGTTAAACCTCCATCCAAGTGCATTTCCCAACAGGGAAACACCCGAATTCTCAGATGTGCGAGATTAGTTAACCATACTAGGTTAGCATATTCGGAAGAGTTGTAGTTTGTTGACAGAGTGAGAGCGAGAAAATAGCGCTGCCCACTCAACAATAGGGAAGCGCTATGCTTGTAGTTATAGGGCTAAAAATATTGCTGTTTTAAACGCCTTCAACAGCGATCGCTACCCTTTTTAGTAAGAAATACTCAGTAAAAAAGCTGAAGTTATGCGTTTTAAGCCAGGGAAGCTACACCCTAGTACATGGCGTCAGTTTGCCTACCTTTAAAGAAGGGATTTTGTCCCAAATCTTGTTAATTGAGATGGTAGCTGCATTTACGCCGTGATGTACTAGTGTTTAACTGACTAGTTTTAAACTACCCCTAAAAGACCTATCTACTCGCGGTCTTCTTGATCCTTGGGCTTGGATTTTTGTCGCCGTTGTTCGATCTGCTCGTCGATAGTTTCTCTAATTTTCCGATCAGCAGCGTCCATCGCAGAATACTTAAAGCGGTTGATTATGCCACTGAACAAATTGCCAAAGAATCTTTCAATTTCTTGCATAAATTAATACCACAGTATTTAAAGATAAATTCTTGACTCTGGATTAGTCTTTGACTTTCTAGTGGAAGCTGGAAATAAAACGCTAACCTCTTGCGAATGATTTTATAAAACAGTCTTCTCAATCAAATCACTACTATTGAGACTTCCGAAATTGAAACGCAGTGGACACCCATCTATTCTATTATGTCTAAGGTAATAAATGTGGCAAAAATATAGGTAACAAATTGTCTACTTGTTTGTAACAATTTTTCAATTTCACGGTCACTCATTAGTGTCTTTGGTGCGATGTCTACGATGGGCGTAGTTAAAACAACTTCTAGAATTACACCTTGGATGTTACTCAATAGTATCGGGGTCTATATTCAGCGATCGCAACCTTGCCTTTAACTGTTCTATCTGCAATTCTGCCTGTTCTGCTCGTTGGCGTTCTTGTTCTGCTCGTTGGCGTTCCTGTTCTGCTCGTTGGCGTTCCTGTTCTGCTCGTTGGCGTTCCTGTTCTGCCAGTTCTTCTGCTTGCTGCCTTGCTAAAACTTCCTGCCGTAAAGCCTGTACCAGTTCATCAGGGATTAGTAATTTTTCCCCAGTATCCTCAGGGTAAAACCCAATTAGCCTTTCCTCAACCACCAAACGCAGTTGTAACGGTTCACTGCGTCCATCTTGTATAGGTTCGTAGATTTCTCCCCGCAGGCGATAGCCACGTAGCTGTTGTTCTACCCACTCACCTTTAGGGTCAAATAGCCAGTATTCCTTGACACCTAGCTGCTCATAGAGAGTCTTTTTGAAGATTTCGTCTTGTCCCTTAGTACCAAAAGATGTCATTTCAAAAATAACTGTGGGTACTTGACCCTCTTCCCAGATTTTATAGTTGTCCCGACCGCCGGGTGCAACATCAAAAATTACCATCACATCTGGGGCTACCCGCAACTTGGGAAAGCCTTGTGCATAATAAAGAAATTGATTTCCCAATACTGTTGCCTGACGCTCTGCCAGATACTGTTTCAGTACTTCCAGGGTAGTTAGCAAGGCATAAAGGTGGTCGTAGGTTTCTGCCACTGGTTGACCATCAGCACTGGGATAGAATATTTCTGATTCGATACCAACTCTTAGAGTAGCCGTCATGGTTGTAAAATCAGTGCTACGAGATTATTGTAAAGCAAGCTTGGTTCTGCCTAACTTGAAATGTGCAAGCTTTTCAAAATATAACTGGATAACTCACAAAATCCTTCCCCTTCGGCAGCAGTGGTAATATAAGCAGGGTGATATTTCAACTGATTCAGATATTCCAGCACGTTTGCCACGCCTACAGAAACAGGAAAATAACGCCGATCAAATAAACTTTCATCATTGGGGCTATCGCCAACAGTGACAATTTGTTCTGGTGAGTATTGGGGCAAATATTCGCGCAACACCTGCAACAATCCCACAGCTTTATCTTGCCCTTGGGGTTTAATATGACACTGCACGTTGCTATAGGTAAATCCCCAACCCATTTGTTGACAGAGATTATCTAGGGTTTGTAGTTCATCTTGACGCAAACCAGCTACATCAAAAGTCCAGTCGGTGATGCGAAAGCGATTATCAGCAGATTCTTGGATTTGGGGAAATTTAGTTTGTAAATTCTCAAAAGTCGTCGCCAAGTGCTGGCGATGTTTAGCTAAATCGGGAATGGGTGTTAAGACTACTGGTTTCTGATTTCCAGGTGGAAAGTACAAACCACCATTTTCTGCCATAGCACCTGCCACTGGCATCAAGCTACTTAATCCACTTACCCACCCAGCAGAACGTCCTGTGACAATCAGCACCTTAATGTCAGCTGCCGCTAAATCCTCTAAAGCTTGCAGCAGTGCGGGAGTAAATTTTCCTCGTCTAGTCAGAGTGCCATCCATATCTGTGGCTATCAGACGAATATTGCTAAAGCTTGTAGATGAAACCTCAGACAGGGTAGGGAGGCTCAAATGTCTGGACATATGCGGTTTGTAAAAGGCTGTAAAAAATATTAATCATACAGCAAGATGGCATTGAAGATTTGGGCATCCTAAACATCAGGAGTCAAGTTTTTCAGTTTCCCA from Nostoc sp. UHCC 0926 includes these protein-coding regions:
- a CDS encoding Uma2 family endonuclease, with product MTATLRVGIESEIFYPSADGQPVAETYDHLYALLTTLEVLKQYLAERQATVLGNQFLYYAQGFPKLRVAPDVMVIFDVAPGGRDNYKIWEEGQVPTVIFEMTSFGTKGQDEIFKKTLYEQLGVKEYWLFDPKGEWVEQQLRGYRLRGEIYEPIQDGRSEPLQLRLVVEERLIGFYPEDTGEKLLIPDELVQALRQEVLARQQAEELAEQERQRAEQERQRAEQERQRAEQERQRAEQAELQIEQLKARLRSLNIDPDTIE
- a CDS encoding HAD family hydrolase; the protein is MSRHLSLPTLSEVSSTSFSNIRLIATDMDGTLTRRGKFTPALLQALEDLAAADIKVLIVTGRSAGWVSGLSSLMPVAGAMAENGGLYFPPGNQKPVVLTPIPDLAKHRQHLATTFENLQTKFPQIQESADNRFRITDWTFDVAGLRQDELQTLDNLCQQMGWGFTYSNVQCHIKPQGQDKAVGLLQVLREYLPQYSPEQIVTVGDSPNDESLFDRRYFPVSVGVANVLEYLNQLKYHPAYITTAAEGEGFCELSSYILKSLHISS